In Myxococcota bacterium, the following proteins share a genomic window:
- a CDS encoding 1-deoxy-D-xylulose-5-phosphate synthase, with the protein MGLLAGITSPLALRRLARAQLSEVADELRSELIRVGSEVGGHFAGSLGTVELTVALHYLLDTPRDRLVWDVGHQAYGHKALTGRLGGLMKIKKADGPSGFLRREESAYDAFGAGHAGTSVSAALGMVEAARRTGSGARVVAIIGDGAATSGMSYEALNHAGHLGSPLRVVFNDNGMSIAPNVGGLSKTRRARHYFESLGLAYLGPVDGHDLDALLPAVESLLAAPGAAVLHVRTQKGRGFAPAEADPYKWHATTPFERATGSVKASGNGGAPSWTHAFADALIRVAERDPRVVAITAAMPDGTGLDRFAKRFPDRVYDVGIAEQHAVTFAAGLAADGLRPVCAIYSTFLQRAFDQVVHDVALQKLPVTFVLDRGGLVGADGPTHHGVLDFAYLRIIPHLVVAAPRDENDLEGLLAAAVDSGRPFALRFPRGAATGVTLLSEPKALPIGRGELLRRGSDVALLGIGRTVPVAMKIAELLAERGVRASVLDARYVKPLDAELILATARATGHLVTIEDHAGLGGFGSAVLELVARELPRTPVRIHGLPDRFTDHGDVNAQYRATAIDPESVAADTLAWLRPAAHARPREREESPRVA; encoded by the coding sequence ATGGGTCTTCTGGCTGGAATCACGTCTCCGTTGGCGCTCCGGCGCCTGGCTAGAGCGCAACTCAGCGAAGTTGCTGATGAACTTCGTTCCGAGCTGATCCGGGTCGGGTCCGAGGTCGGCGGTCATTTCGCCGGCAGCCTGGGCACGGTCGAGCTCACGGTCGCCCTCCACTACTTGCTCGACACCCCCCGCGATCGGCTGGTCTGGGACGTGGGCCACCAGGCTTACGGGCACAAGGCGCTCACGGGACGGCTCGGCGGCCTCATGAAGATCAAGAAGGCCGACGGGCCGAGCGGCTTCCTGCGCCGCGAGGAGAGCGCGTACGACGCGTTCGGCGCCGGCCACGCCGGGACTTCGGTCTCGGCCGCGCTCGGCATGGTCGAAGCAGCACGGCGCACCGGCAGCGGCGCGCGCGTGGTCGCCATCATCGGCGACGGCGCCGCGACCTCGGGCATGTCGTACGAAGCGCTGAACCACGCCGGTCACCTGGGGAGCCCGCTCCGGGTCGTGTTCAACGACAACGGCATGTCGATCGCGCCCAACGTGGGCGGCCTGTCGAAGACCCGGCGCGCGCGCCACTATTTCGAGTCGCTGGGCCTTGCGTATCTCGGCCCCGTCGACGGACACGACCTCGACGCGCTCCTGCCTGCGGTCGAGTCACTGCTCGCGGCGCCGGGCGCCGCGGTGCTGCACGTGCGCACGCAGAAGGGGCGCGGCTTCGCGCCGGCCGAGGCCGATCCCTACAAGTGGCACGCGACCACGCCCTTCGAGCGCGCGACGGGCAGCGTGAAGGCCAGCGGCAACGGCGGCGCGCCGAGCTGGACCCATGCCTTCGCCGACGCGCTGATCCGCGTGGCCGAGCGCGACCCGCGCGTGGTCGCGATCACCGCGGCCATGCCCGACGGCACCGGCCTCGACCGCTTCGCGAAGCGCTTCCCGGACCGCGTGTACGACGTAGGCATCGCCGAGCAGCACGCCGTGACCTTCGCGGCCGGGCTGGCCGCCGACGGGCTGCGGCCGGTGTGCGCGATCTACTCGACCTTCCTGCAGCGCGCCTTCGACCAGGTCGTGCACGACGTGGCGCTGCAGAAGCTGCCCGTGACCTTCGTGCTCGACCGCGGCGGCCTGGTCGGCGCCGACGGTCCCACGCACCACGGCGTGCTCGACTTCGCCTACCTGCGGATCATCCCGCACCTGGTGGTCGCGGCGCCGCGCGACGAGAACGACCTCGAGGGCCTGCTCGCTGCGGCGGTCGACTCGGGCCGGCCGTTCGCGCTGCGCTTCCCGCGCGGCGCAGCCACGGGCGTGACTCTCCTGTCGGAGCCCAAGGCGCTGCCCATCGGCCGGGGCGAGCTCCTGCGCCGCGGCAGCGACGTGGCGCTCCTGGGCATCGGGCGCACGGTGCCGGTCGCCATGAAGATCGCGGAGCTCCTGGCGGAGCGCGGCGTGCGCGCCTCGGTGCTCGACGCGCGCTACGTGAAGCCGCTCGACGCCGAGCTGATCCTCGCCACCGCGCGCGCCACGGGTCACCTGGTCACGATCGAAGACCACGCGGGTCTCGGCGGCTTCGGCAGCGCGGTGCTCGAGCTGGTCGCGCGCGAGCTGCCGCGCACGCCCGTGCGCATCCACGGTCTGCCCGACCGCTTCACCGACCACGGCGACGTGAACGCGCAGTACCGCGCGACCGCGATCGACCCGGAGTCCGTGGCCGCCGACACCCTGGCCTGGCTGCGGCCGGCGGCGCACGCGCGCCCGCGCGAGCGCGAGGAGAGCCCGCGTGTCGCTTGA
- a CDS encoding squalene/phytoene synthase family protein, which yields MSLERPPSEDVLSAYAHCRGVTRASHSSFAAAFWMFPRAKRRALHAIYAFCRLADDIADDPAIRGNRGLLLERWREELAAAYEDKAVHPVGLALGDAVKRFDLPRRTFEDLLLGVESDLRRLPIETFDDLYSYCYRVASTVGLLIVRVLGYQNPRTLDYAEAMGVAVQLTNVLRDVGEDAASGRVYLAREDLKRFGVCEEALTADPAPDELRLLLACYAERARIFYERAASLRPDEDRARLRPADAMGAIYRTMLDRLQAQRFPQRASQVRLSNPHRLAIAASVWLRGARA from the coding sequence GTGTCGCTTGAGCGACCGCCCAGCGAAGACGTGCTCTCGGCCTACGCGCACTGCCGCGGAGTGACCCGCGCGAGTCACTCGAGCTTCGCGGCCGCTTTCTGGATGTTCCCCAGGGCCAAGCGCCGGGCGCTCCACGCGATCTACGCCTTCTGCCGGCTGGCCGACGACATCGCCGACGACCCGGCGATCCGCGGGAATCGGGGCCTGTTGCTCGAGCGCTGGCGCGAGGAGCTCGCCGCCGCGTACGAGGACAAGGCCGTGCACCCGGTCGGCCTGGCGCTCGGCGACGCCGTGAAGCGCTTCGATCTGCCGCGCCGCACCTTCGAGGACCTCTTGCTGGGCGTCGAGTCGGACCTGCGGCGGCTGCCGATCGAGACCTTCGACGACCTGTACAGCTACTGCTACCGCGTGGCGTCGACGGTGGGTCTTCTGATCGTGCGCGTGCTGGGCTACCAGAACCCGCGCACGCTCGACTACGCCGAAGCCATGGGCGTGGCGGTGCAGCTCACCAACGTGCTGCGCGACGTGGGCGAGGACGCGGCCTCGGGCCGCGTGTATCTCGCGCGCGAGGACCTGAAGCGCTTCGGCGTGTGCGAAGAGGCGCTGACCGCCGACCCGGCGCCCGACGAGCTGCGGCTCCTGCTCGCCTGCTACGCCGAGCGCGCGCGCATCTTCTACGAGCGCGCCGCGTCGCTGCGGCCCGACGAGGACCGCGCGCGCCTGCGGCCCGCCGACGCCATGGGCGCCATCTACCGCACCATGCTCGACCGCCTGCAGGCGCAGCGCTTCCCGCAGCGCGCGAGTCAGGTGCGGCTGTCCAACCCGCACCGGCTGGCGATCGCGGCGAGTGTCTGGCTGCGCGGAGCGCGCGCGTGA